From a region of the Balaenoptera musculus isolate JJ_BM4_2016_0621 chromosome 15, mBalMus1.pri.v3, whole genome shotgun sequence genome:
- the LOC118880935 gene encoding lipopolysaccharide-binding protein isoform X1 — MGTLAGALSSLLLGMMLTYTPGALGANPGLVARITDKGLEYVAQEELVALQSKLHDITLPDFSGDVKIKYIGNAHYEFHSLDIHSCELLGSALKPLPSHGLHFSISDSFIRVKGKWKVRKRILKLDGSFDVKVKGITISVNLLLGSEPSGRPKVAVSSCSSAIHDVEVHMSGDLGWLLNLFHHQIESKFRRVLESKICKIIQDSVTSDLQPYLQTLPVTMEMDIFAGIDYSLMEAPQATAEILDVMFKGEIFSRDHRSPVAFLAPVMSLPEEHSRMVYFAISNYAFNTASLVYHKVGYLNFSITDDMVPPTSNIRLTTKSFRAFFPRLGRLYPNMNLELQGTVVSAPFLNFSPGNLSSAAQLEIEAFVLLPNSVKEPVFRLGVATNVSVMLTFNTSKITGFLKPAKMQVELKESKVGVFNVELLEALLNYYLLNTLYPKVNEKLTEGFPLPLLKRIQLYDPVLQIHKMHHIHRGHAHLESEPSF; from the exons TGGCCCAAGAGGAGCTGGTGGCTCTGCAGAGTAAACTGCATGATATCACACTGCCCGACTTCAGTGGGGACGTCAAGATCAAATACATCGGCAATGCGCACTATGAATTCCACAG CCTGGACATCCACAGCTGTGAGCTGCTCGGCTCTGCTCTGAAGCCCCTCCCCAGCCATGGCCTGCATTTCTCCATCTCCGACTCCTTCATCAGAGTCAAGGGCAAGTGGAAGGTGCGCAAGCGGATACT GAAACTAGACGGCTCCTTTGACGTGAAGGTCAAGGGCATCACCATTTCAGTCAATCTCCTCTTGGGCAGCGAGCCCTCTGGGAGACCCAAGGTCGCTGTTTCTAGCTGCAGCAGTGCCATCCATGATGTGGAGGTGCACATGTCGGGAGATTTGGG GTGGTTGCTGAATCTCTTCCACCATCAGATCGAGTCCAAGTTCCGAAGAGTATTGGAGAGCAAG ATTTGCAAAATAATCCAGGACTCGGTGACCTCTGACCTACAGCCTTATCTCCAAACTCTGCCAG TCACCATGGAGATGGACATTTTCGCTGGGATTGATTACAGCTTAATGGAGGCCCCTCAGGCAACAGCGGAAATACTGGACGTGATGTTTAAG gGGGAAATTTTTAGCCGCGATCACCGCTCCCCAGTTGCCTTCCTTGCTCCTGTCATGAGCCTTCCTGAGGAACACAGCCGAATGGTCTACTTTGCCATCTCTAATTATGCCTTCAACACCGCCAGCCTAGTTTATCACAAAGTGGGATACCTGAATTTTTCCATCACAGATGACATG GTTCCGCCTACTTCTAACATCCGACTGACCACCAAGTCCTTCCGCGCCTTCTTCCCCCGG TTAGGCAGACTGTACCCCAACATGAACTTAGAGCTCCAAGGCACAGTGGTCTCTGCCCCGTTCCTGAACTTCAGCCCTGGGAATCTGTCCTCAGCTGCCCAGTTGGAGATTGAGGCCTTTGTGCTCCTGCCCAACTCCGTCAAGGAGCCTGTCTTCCGGCTTGGTGTG GCCACTAATGTGTCTGTCATGTTGACCTTCAACACCAGCAAGATCACTGGATTCCTGAAGCCAGCAAA GATGCAAGTGGAACTGAAAGAATCTAAAGTTGGAGTATTCAAT GTGGAGCTGTTGGAGGCGCTGCTTAATTACTACCTTCTCAACACCCTCTACCCCAAGGTCAATG AGAAGTTGACAGAaggcttccccctccctctgctaAAGCGTATTCAGCTCTATGACCCTGTTCTCCAGATCCACAAG ATGCACCACATCCACAGAGGACATGCCCATCTAGAGTCTGAACCTTCCTTCTAG
- the LOC118880935 gene encoding lipopolysaccharide-binding protein isoform X2 yields the protein MGTLAGALSSLLLGMMLTYTPGALGANPGLVARITDKGLEYVAQEELVALQSKLHDITLPDFSGDVKIKYIGNAHYEFHSLDIHSCELLGSALKPLPSHGLHFSISDSFIRVKGKWKVRKRILKLDGSFDVKVKGITISVNLLLGSEPSGRPKVAVSSCSSAIHDVEVHMSGDLGWLLNLFHHQIESKFRRVLESKICKIIQDSVTSDLQPYLQTLPVTMEMDIFAGIDYSLMEAPQATAEILDVMFKGEIFSRDHRSPVAFLAPVMSLPEEHSRMVYFAISNYAFNTASLVYHKVGYLNFSITDDMVPPTSNIRLTTKSFRAFFPRLGRLYPNMNLELQGTVVSAPFLNFSPGNLSSAAQLEIEAFVLLPNSVKEPVFRLGVATNVSVMLTFNTSKITGFLKPAKMQVELKESKVGVFNVELLEALLNYYLLNTLYPKVNEKLTEGFPLPLLKRIQLYDPVLQIHKDFLFLGTNVRYLRV from the exons TGGCCCAAGAGGAGCTGGTGGCTCTGCAGAGTAAACTGCATGATATCACACTGCCCGACTTCAGTGGGGACGTCAAGATCAAATACATCGGCAATGCGCACTATGAATTCCACAG CCTGGACATCCACAGCTGTGAGCTGCTCGGCTCTGCTCTGAAGCCCCTCCCCAGCCATGGCCTGCATTTCTCCATCTCCGACTCCTTCATCAGAGTCAAGGGCAAGTGGAAGGTGCGCAAGCGGATACT GAAACTAGACGGCTCCTTTGACGTGAAGGTCAAGGGCATCACCATTTCAGTCAATCTCCTCTTGGGCAGCGAGCCCTCTGGGAGACCCAAGGTCGCTGTTTCTAGCTGCAGCAGTGCCATCCATGATGTGGAGGTGCACATGTCGGGAGATTTGGG GTGGTTGCTGAATCTCTTCCACCATCAGATCGAGTCCAAGTTCCGAAGAGTATTGGAGAGCAAG ATTTGCAAAATAATCCAGGACTCGGTGACCTCTGACCTACAGCCTTATCTCCAAACTCTGCCAG TCACCATGGAGATGGACATTTTCGCTGGGATTGATTACAGCTTAATGGAGGCCCCTCAGGCAACAGCGGAAATACTGGACGTGATGTTTAAG gGGGAAATTTTTAGCCGCGATCACCGCTCCCCAGTTGCCTTCCTTGCTCCTGTCATGAGCCTTCCTGAGGAACACAGCCGAATGGTCTACTTTGCCATCTCTAATTATGCCTTCAACACCGCCAGCCTAGTTTATCACAAAGTGGGATACCTGAATTTTTCCATCACAGATGACATG GTTCCGCCTACTTCTAACATCCGACTGACCACCAAGTCCTTCCGCGCCTTCTTCCCCCGG TTAGGCAGACTGTACCCCAACATGAACTTAGAGCTCCAAGGCACAGTGGTCTCTGCCCCGTTCCTGAACTTCAGCCCTGGGAATCTGTCCTCAGCTGCCCAGTTGGAGATTGAGGCCTTTGTGCTCCTGCCCAACTCCGTCAAGGAGCCTGTCTTCCGGCTTGGTGTG GCCACTAATGTGTCTGTCATGTTGACCTTCAACACCAGCAAGATCACTGGATTCCTGAAGCCAGCAAA GATGCAAGTGGAACTGAAAGAATCTAAAGTTGGAGTATTCAAT GTGGAGCTGTTGGAGGCGCTGCTTAATTACTACCTTCTCAACACCCTCTACCCCAAGGTCAATG AGAAGTTGACAGAaggcttccccctccctctgctaAAGCGTATTCAGCTCTATGACCCTGTTCTCCAGATCCACAAG GACTTCCTGTTTTTGGGCACCAACGTCCGGTACCTGAGAGTTTGA
- the LOC118880935 gene encoding lipopolysaccharide-binding protein isoform X3 produces MGTLAGALSSLLLGMMLTYTPGALGANPGLVARITDKGLEYVAQEELVALQSKLHDITLPDFSGDVKIKYIGNAHYEFHSLDIHSCELLGSALKPLPSHGLHFSISDSFIRVKGKWKVRKRILKLDGSFDVKVKGITISVNLLLGSEPSGRPKVAVSSCSSAIHDVEVHMSGDLGWLLNLFHHQIESKFRRVLESKICKIIQDSVTSDLQPYLQTLPVTMEMDIFAGIDYSLMEAPQATAEILDVMFKGEIFSRDHRSPVAFLAPVMSLPEEHSRMVYFAISNYAFNTASLVYHKVGYLNFSITDDMVPPTSNIRLTTKSFRAFFPRLGRLYPNMNLELQGTVVSAPFLNFSPGNLSSAAQLEIEAFVLLPNSVKEPVFRLGVATNVSVMLTFNTSKITGFLKPAKMQVGGREQMPSGFLT; encoded by the exons TGGCCCAAGAGGAGCTGGTGGCTCTGCAGAGTAAACTGCATGATATCACACTGCCCGACTTCAGTGGGGACGTCAAGATCAAATACATCGGCAATGCGCACTATGAATTCCACAG CCTGGACATCCACAGCTGTGAGCTGCTCGGCTCTGCTCTGAAGCCCCTCCCCAGCCATGGCCTGCATTTCTCCATCTCCGACTCCTTCATCAGAGTCAAGGGCAAGTGGAAGGTGCGCAAGCGGATACT GAAACTAGACGGCTCCTTTGACGTGAAGGTCAAGGGCATCACCATTTCAGTCAATCTCCTCTTGGGCAGCGAGCCCTCTGGGAGACCCAAGGTCGCTGTTTCTAGCTGCAGCAGTGCCATCCATGATGTGGAGGTGCACATGTCGGGAGATTTGGG GTGGTTGCTGAATCTCTTCCACCATCAGATCGAGTCCAAGTTCCGAAGAGTATTGGAGAGCAAG ATTTGCAAAATAATCCAGGACTCGGTGACCTCTGACCTACAGCCTTATCTCCAAACTCTGCCAG TCACCATGGAGATGGACATTTTCGCTGGGATTGATTACAGCTTAATGGAGGCCCCTCAGGCAACAGCGGAAATACTGGACGTGATGTTTAAG gGGGAAATTTTTAGCCGCGATCACCGCTCCCCAGTTGCCTTCCTTGCTCCTGTCATGAGCCTTCCTGAGGAACACAGCCGAATGGTCTACTTTGCCATCTCTAATTATGCCTTCAACACCGCCAGCCTAGTTTATCACAAAGTGGGATACCTGAATTTTTCCATCACAGATGACATG GTTCCGCCTACTTCTAACATCCGACTGACCACCAAGTCCTTCCGCGCCTTCTTCCCCCGG TTAGGCAGACTGTACCCCAACATGAACTTAGAGCTCCAAGGCACAGTGGTCTCTGCCCCGTTCCTGAACTTCAGCCCTGGGAATCTGTCCTCAGCTGCCCAGTTGGAGATTGAGGCCTTTGTGCTCCTGCCCAACTCCGTCAAGGAGCCTGTCTTCCGGCTTGGTGTG GCCACTAATGTGTCTGTCATGTTGACCTTCAACACCAGCAAGATCACTGGATTCCTGAAGCCAGCAAA GATGCAGGTGGGGGGCAGAGAGCAAATGCCCAGTGGATTCTTAACATGA